GTAAGAAGAATGTAAGTTAATATTTCTTTCATATTGAACAAGGATCTCTAGATTGGAGTagtcaattatttatttattgttttttttatcaaggcccaaatttcttggtcaaggtccagagAAATGTGTTTCACACTGCAATAACAGTGATAATAAGTAAATGAAAAGTgttctgttcaaaagcatctggcagtctgggTCTGCTCTAGATTGTATAAAacgaatttttttttctccaggatGGATATGGATATCcatatccatctatctatctataatatAGAAAGTGCAAAATAGAATGCTTAACCTAAGAACTTGCTGAAAATCCTGATTTATGaagttcttcgagtgcttgctcatgtcgattccattctaggtgtgtgcgtgcccacaTTCACAGTTGTCAGAGACTTTTGcattagcagtatccatagggctGGCTGTGGCACGCTCTGGAGTGCCACACTCATGCTGCGATATATCAGGCACCGCTGGCCCTACAccctctctgttccttcttaCAGCCCGTGACAGTTCGTTGTAGCGCCTGGTCTTGCTTAGCAAGAGCATTAGCGGTTCTTCACTGTTCAGGTCGTTCTCCTTTGTTATTTAGTCAGTGATTAGTTAGCTGTCTGGGCTGGGACTTTGTCCTGGAGCGGGCATGCTCTGCTCCCCAGGCTTCAAGACACATTCTGAGTGCAGCTGGCCAATGCCCATCAGCAACCCATATGAGAGATGTCTGAAGTGTCTGTAGGAGTCCCATAGAAAAGACAAGTGCCATATCGGCAAAATCTTTCACCCCCAAACTCAAAAAGAGTAGGACATTCGATTTAAGGGTCCTCGTCATGGAGGCTGCTCTGCGCCTGGCATCGGAGCCCTCACACTCAGACTCCACATCTGGTACTTCGGCATAGGCACACAGTGCACTACTGGCACCAGCTTCTGCCCAGCACCATTCCCCCTTGCCAGTACTGAAGAAGCGGTCCATCGCAGGCACCTCATAAGGTTGGGAAGAGGACCTCAGTTAGGCCTCGTGCCCGCAACAGAGGCTCTCAGGGGTATCTCTGGTCAGATGCCTTAGCCCAGCCGGGGTCTACATACTCCTTCAACAGGCCAGAAAGCCATTCCGCCTCCACAGTCATCCAGGTCTTGGGGTACCCCTCCATCCGGCTCCTACAAAAAGAAGGACAAAGATGTGTTTTAAGCGACTCCACCAGTCATCGTCTCCTCCACCTGCCAAGCCTGGTCCTTCCAGGGACCAAGGCAGCCAAAAGCAGTCATTTTGAGGGTGGCACGAGGACGATGCCCCAGTCACTGTACCAGATCCATTCCCCATCTTCCTCAACCCCCTCCGCCCTGTCCAGTCTGCCTGGTCCCATATCACCTTGGACCGCTCAGTGCTCGACATGATCTTGTCAGGCTATACCCTGCAGTTTGTAGCCGACCAATCCTTCCATCCCCCTtcctcatccctcttcagggacccttctgaCGAGCAGCTCCTCATTCATGAGGTCGAAAACCTCCTGTGCctaggggcagtggaagaggttctgCAATAGAAGAAAGAGGATTTTACTCCTGCTACTTCCTCATTTTGAAGGCAAAAGGGGACCTCGGACCTATTCTAGACCGGTGTCTCCTCAACATGTGTCTCAAAACATTGAAGTTTCttatggtctccctggcctccatcctCTCGTCCCTGGATTCAGGACACTTGTACGCCACCCTCGATTTTAAAGGACGCATATTTCCATATATTCCCGGGGCAACGGTGTTTCCTTCATTTCACCTTGGGCCGGCACAATTTCCAGTTCATGGCGATGCCCTTTGGTCTCTTGTCAGCTCCAAGAGTGTTCATCAAGTGTATAGCACCAGTGACCGCTTACCTGTGACTTCTGGGGGGTCCAAATCTACCTGAACATCGACAACTGTTTGATAAGGGGCCAGTCCTCCGATCAAGTGCGGAGGCATCTCGCTCTGGTCTGTTCCACCTGCTGCGACCTGGgcctaataataaataacaaaaagtCAACCCTCACTCCAGTGCAATGCATACAGTTAATTGGGGCAGTACTCAACTCCACTCAGAGCTTTCTTCCCTGAGATTTGGTTCTGAGCCATGGTGGACCTCATCTCGTCTCTGAGTGCCCATCCATTCACCACCACCCACATGTGCCTGAGACTGCTGGGTCACGTGGCAGCATGCATTTACATGGTTCAGCATGCGCGATTCTGTCTTGGGTCCCTACAGGTGTGGCTGGTTTCATTCTATGTACTCAATCGGTATGGACCGGGTGCTCAGGATTCCAGATAGTGTGTTGTCATCCCTTACCTCGTGGCAAGATCCCGCGTCGGTGTTGGAGGGAGTCCAATTCACAACCCCAGTTTTGTCAGTGACGGTCATTTCTCATGCTTTGGGGAGCCCATCTGGGCGATCTCAGTACTCGGGACCGGTGGTGCATTCTCAATCGGGCCGTGCACATCGACGTCAGGGAACTCGGCGGTTCGCCTAGCCTGGCAAACTTTTTGAACTCGCATACAAGGCTGAGCGATTCAGGTCCTAACAGACAACAACATAGCCATGATCTTCTATATCAACAGACAGGGGTGCCAGGTCATCCGCCCTCTGCCAGGAAGCGCTTTGGCTCTGGGATTTCTGTCTGCAGCACAACATCCATCTTGTGGCTGCTCACCTCCCAGGGACCGGAACACTTGGGTGGTCCACCTAAGCAGGACATTCTTGTCTTgccacaagtggtcccttcaCCTGGAGGTGGTCAGCTCTATCTTCcacaggtggggaactccccaggtggacctatttgtgtccaggcagaacagaaaatgccacATCTTCTGCTCATTCCAGGGCAAGGACAGGGAATCACTGTCAGACGCCTTCCTCATCCTGTGGTTGGGGGCTCTGATGTACTCCTTCCCTCCAGTGCCATGGCTCCAAGTCCTCATGAAGATCAAACAGGACAGGGAAGAGGCCTTCCTCATAGTGCCGGCATGGCCACGCCACACTGGTTCAGCACCCTGCTGGATCTCTTGGTGGCAATCCTCATCCGGAGCCGCTCAGGGCAGACCTGTTGTCCCAGAATCATGGCAGTCTCCTGCCCCTGCACCGGGTGACACTTCATGTGCAAGAATGGCAGTGCTTGTCCGAGGTCCAGTGAGTCCTGCtgggcagtagaaagccctccaccagggctacctacctggccaaatggaagcgATTCACATGCTGGATGGCAAATAAGGGGGTCTGTCCTGAGCGAGCCCCGTTGCAGCTCATTCTAGACTACCTCTTGCACCTCAGGCTCCAGGGCTTATCACTCTCATCCGTCAAAATCCATCTAGCAgccatctcagccttccacccaCCCCTCGAAGGCAGGTCGGTTTTCTCTCAGGATATCACCGCCAGATTCCTTAAGGGCCTGGAGCACCTCTACCCGCATGTCAGGGATCCTGTTCCTCTGTGGGACTTGAATCTGGTCTGTCGTGGCTTACAGGTCCTCCCTTCGAGTCTCTGACTTCctgctttctccttctcctctcctggaAGGTCACGTTTCTGGTCGCGGTGATGTTGGCCTGCCAGGTATTTGAGATTTGGGCACTCACCTCAGAACCATCTTACACGGTCTTCTACAAGGGCAAGGTCCAGCTAAGACCACACCTTCCTTTCCAAGGTAGTTTCTCAGTTTAATTTTAGCCAAGACATTTACTTACCGGTCTTTTTTCCGAAGCCGCAAGTCTGAGGAAGAGTGCAGGCTGCATGCCCTGGACGTCCAGAGGGCTCCAGCCTCTATATTAGCCTCTCTAATTCTATATTGACAGGACCAAACCATTCTGTAAGTCGACGCAATTATTTGTCTCTGTGGCCGACAGGTTGAAAAGTCACCCTGTTTCCGCTCAGAGAATTTCCTCTTGGATCACAGCCTCATTCGCTTCTTCTATTGTCAAGCAAAGTTGTGGCCTCGCAGCAATCATCACTGCCCATTCTACCAGGGTGCAGGCCTCTTCGCCAGCCTTTTTGACCCAAGTGCCTattcaggacatctgtagggATGCCACCTGGTCATTGGTCCATACCTTCATGTCCCACTATGTGCTTACCCAGCAGGCCTGGGACGATGCTGGCTTCGGTAGTGCAGTACGGCAAGCCGCCAAGCGgtgaactccaagcccacctccaTAGATACTGCTTGTGAgccacctagaatggaatcaacgtgagcaagcactcgaagaatcaaaaacggttacctaccttttgtaactgttgttcttcaacatgtgttgctcatgtccattccattacctgcctTCCGACACCTCTGTTCGAGTTAccagtaagaagaaactgagagcGCATAGGGCTGGCGGCATCTATCGCCGCATGAGCGGagcactccagagggcgccacagccagccctacagatattgctaaggcaaaagtctccgacAACTGCGTATGTGGCTATGCACACACACCTAGaacggaatggacatgagcaatacatcttgaagaacaacagttatgaaaggtaggtaaccattttttctcctGGGCATTTAGTCAAGTATTAataaaaaggacttgtggcaacttaaagactaacaaatttatttgagcataagctttcgtgagctatagctcacttcatcggatgcattcagggaaaaatatagtgggaagatttatatacacagagaacatgaaataatgggtgttaccatacacactgtaattagagtgatcaggtaaggtgagctattaccagcaggagagcgggggtttgtagtgataatgaaggtgggccatttccagcagttgacaagaacgtctgaggaacaacgggagggggaggaataaacatggggaaatagttttactttgtgtaatgacccatccactcccagtctttattcaagcctaagttaattgtatccagtttgtatccaggatttcccctccttcccccccccccccgctctcctgctggtaatagctcaccttacctgatcactctcgttacagtgtgtatggtaacacccattgtttcatgttctctgtgtacataaatctccccactgtattttccactgaatgcatccaatgaagtgagctgtagctcacgaaagcttatgctcaaataaatttgttagtcactaaggtgccacaagtcctccttttctttttgcggatacagactaacacggctgctactctgaaacctgtcaagtattagttttttgaggggaaaaaaacaaacgtAGCCAGAAAATATACATATGTACTTAAAGAATATCTAGTACAGAAATTACTGGAAAAATTATCTTTACTGTTCCATGATTTCTGTATTTAAACTTCctcagtttacacacacacaacaaccaGCACTAAAAACTCAATCTGAAAATAAACCTGTATTCTTTTTTGTGCACTGTACATTTGCACTTCTACAAATTAGAAACCGATCCAGTGCCAAGAcaccacattattattattatttttttaacatgttcCGGATTTAATTTACCTTACTGaacttatgttttaaaaaaaaaaatcatgatttccCCTCAAATTTTGTTTAGTTGCTTTTAGCAGTTTGTCACAATTATAACTTTTCATGAAGCTTTTTGTGTAATTacacaaattttgatttttctcttgtttCCTTCTTGCTCATTTTTCATCTTGAGTTCTGACTCAGATACATTTTTTGTGAGGTAAAAAGAATTCTGACAGGAGTTGGGGAAATGTTCAAAAAAGGTCATCCCACAAGATGcacaaattaaaaatgcatttggttGGGGGTAAGAAATGGATAAGGAGTCTTGTTTTGATTGGTGTTTGGATTTTTTATAGCTGATGTGTCACctttattttcttgcttttaaatgtttcttgattCTGCAGGGATAAAAAGAACAGTGTTAGTGAACGGCTgatatttgacactttttaaagAGTGAATGTTAACTTAGTTATAAATTTGTCTTGATCAGACTCTCAAATTACaaacttttcaaatgttttcatatACTTTGAACATTGCTCAAATAATATAGTGATAGTTTGGCTCAAGTGAGAATTTTACTGCAAGAAGTAATAAATATAGTGAAGCTAAGGCAGTTTATCAATTCTAATGGAACTTTTGTAACTAATTTtttgttactttaaaatatatggtTCCAACAGTGTTCTATTTGAAATCATTTATTAGAATATCTCAGAAATCATTGAAATTGTGTTCGTTTCTTAAGTTAGAGATTTTACATCAGACTAAGTATTTGGCTTTTAAGTGTTTATCTTTACTAGCATCTAGAATGTTCATGTAACTCCATCAGGGCAGTATGTTCCAATGTACTTGTTACAGTCTGTGGTCCTTTATCTTTATAGGGTTGCTACTTGTCTAAGTTTTCCCCAGGATCATCCCTTTTTTGAGATAACTAACTTGAGAAATTTCTAAGGGTGCTCTGTACACCTGGCaagctgtccagttttatgggctcaggcTCATCTCAGATGttgtccccctttttttttcttctttttatactGCAGAGAGGGCAACACTAGCTTTTAAGGTTAAGGAGTTGTTGTCTCCAGGCAGTGCAAATGATGGCAAGGGGTCTGTCAGTCAAGCATCATGTGACTACTTCCTGGAGAGTATATAAAGGGAAGTTCTTGGCTTATTCTCAGGAGAACAAGAGTTGAGAAAATACCTTGAGAGAAGTCCTAGGGGATTGCCAGGAAGGACTACCAAGAGGGAAGGATGTATCCTCTCACTACATTTTTGATGGGAAGTGGGACAAGCCTCCATTACCCAGTGTCTTGTGTTGTTTTGAGACTTTTGAATCTTGTGTTAATTAATAAAACCAGCCCTGAGAAAATGGACATGGCACTGAATTTGAAAGTTTGGGCTTTATTTTGACTATTCCAGCTGGTGAGTCTGCCCATTGGCTTGCAGTAACTGATAGGAACTTGCTAAAATTTCAGTATCCACAGATGGGGTGACAGAAGGATAgactttctgattcagaaaagtTGATCTACAATTCCTTATACTGTAATTTTCAATAACCATATATCCTGTTTCATTCAGAAATGTGCTCGTTTGTGTCTTGTAGGcaactaaaaatacaaaaaagagaaGCTTCTAATATACTGAGGGAATTAAAGTTACAGGTTAATACAAAAACCACAAGACTGAACATCAACAGAGACAATATCTGGAATAGTGCCTTAAAAGGATTCAGAGGGCGAAacttcaatcctgcaaacactatgGAAGTGAAGTTCACAAATTGCAAGGGTAGAGTAGGGACAGATGCTTTTCATGGATCAAAGCATGAGTTTTTCCAATTATTAATGCTTCATCTTCAGAATTCATCACTATTTGAGGGCTCTTCCTCAAAGAACTTATCTCTTGATTCTCAAGGTAAATACAGCATAAATTTTATAGTAAACAGTCTGTCAAAAGTAATTTTCAGTATAATAGacacctgctggggggggggcaacccTGTTAATTCTGATAACAAGATAAAATGACCAGGAGCCCCACAAAATAGAAGTAGATGTGTACCAAACTAATTTTtccttttactatttttaaaatgtgagtttTGGGGTAGGAATTTGGCAATGAATAAGTTGTCTAAGTTCTTTACTGCTGATTTGGTGTGGTTGGAATGCTTGATAGTAACGTTACCATATGGATGTAGACTTGCAATGAAACTTGGAACGCTTGATCTCTGGACCTAAATAAGTTGAAACAGGAAACACTCAGTTTACCTTTTCTTTGCACTTTCTCTTCCCTCTGTTTCTTCTCAtctctctcctccactccacTGTATTTATTACTTCTCCAGAGCTGCTTGAAGTGCTATTTCCATGCCTCAGAACTGAGTGCTGTGTAGGATAGAGAGGGGGAGAGCTCCACTGTGATTGGGCTTGGCTTGGCTTGAGGAGGGGCGGAAGGATGGAGCAGAGAGCAAGTTGCTCCTTCTCTTGGTCATATCCATGAACTGTTGTCAGTGTTATTGTCTCAGCCTTAAGAGTTTGTCTTGTGTGCATATTAATATGAGAGAGTAGTGATAACTGTTGCAGATCATAGTTCATTATTAATTCAAATATACTTTCTTTATTTGCAGCTATAAAAGAGAATTTATACTATGAAGCTGGCAAAATGATTGCAGTTTCTTTGGTTCATGTTGGTGTACCTCCCAGTTTCTTTTCCAAAACTCTGTTTAACTGTCTTGTTTATGGACCAGAGAATGTGAAACCAAAAGTGGAAGATGTTGCAGATTTTGATGTAGCACAAACAATAAAAACGGTAAATAAAGTGCCCCACCAATGGTGTTCTCTTGCTTTGGAGCCTTGAAATGCTAGACTTGAGCTTAGACTTTGTGATAGGCATGTTTCTGGCAAGTATTGAGGAATAGTATATGATTGACCAAATTCAATGTATGACTATTGTCCTTTTAACATACTCCCCATCCTATTGGCAATACATATGCCTCAGccaaaggtgctcagatactaagatTATGGGGGTTGTAGAAGTACTTGCTAGGAAAAGATTACTGATTCCAGACTtctaaattttatatttatttttggaacATATATGAAGCAAACAAATACCtagtaaatgttttatttcctgcTGTAGATAAAATCATCAAGAACTCTGGCCAGCTTAAAATCTACAATAAGTGACTGCTATGAATACCTTACTATTGCTGGATGTTTAAGACCTATGACAACTCTAAGTGATAAGGATATGTTGGTGAACGACTTACTGATCTATCATGTAATTAAGCGAGTTCATTCACCTTTTGAAAGGTTTGTTGTGGAAGTTTAAAGTATTCATTTTTACTTATTAAAATATTGAGAAGCATTGAAATTGCTTATGACTAGTtgtggaataaggtactactcagtgtggGAGAGGCTATAGTAATTGTGGATGCAAATTTTTTACACAGTTGCATGTACATTTTTGGGCATGGAATCATGCACACTGAATTCTAAAAACCAGGTCTTGTACTGCATTATACATTTTTCTGAAATTGCTTTGGATAGCCAAATACAGTTAAAATTATGTTGGATTCCTATCcacctgtctcccctccctttaAGTTTACTTTAGATTTTAATATAACTATCACATTTAGTTAAAACTAAAGTTTGAAACACATAATCTGTCAGCATATAGTAGAGAATTCAGATCTGTAAACCTGCCAGTCAAACTTCTAATACCCTTTAGTATCTACAAAGAAGCAAAGAGAAATCACTATGGAGGAAATCAAGGAAGTTCAATATTTAAGAATTTTATAATTTTAGTCCTAAAAGGACAAAAACCCAAATTAtaaattttctaaaaatattttttataaaacctAAGATTAACAGATGTCTcctcaatttttgaaaaaaaaataaaataaattttttaaaaataaacattcccAAGCAGTCAAGGAACCTGAAAATGGCAAatttaattgtgttttttttatagTGTAAACCAAGAGAgatgcaaaaaaaaccctctacttgtaactggattttcaaaactgttacATTTTTAACAATCTAAACTGGTGTTGGTaacataggttaaaaaaaaatttaaatgaatactGTAAATGTAAAGTAGGGAAATACTTCTCATAGGCAGGACTCTCATAATTATAGAAAACTTATATTTACCAGCTTtcataaaacaaaatgtattgtgAAACATTTTATGGCAAAATTAGTTCTTTGGTGACTTTCTAATGCCACCTCTTTTTATAATTCCAGCTTTAGGCAAGGTTTGAAAACTCTTGGTGTACtggaaaaaatacaaatgcaTCCTGATGCGTTCTCTAGCATATTGTGTCACAAACCCGAGAGACTTTCAGCAAGAATTCTTGGTGATCTCTTTACAATCCACTGTTTATCAGGTGTAAACAAAGTCAAAGGTGTTGATTTCTGGATGGGTTATTTACAAGATGTGGAAGGTAAGTGAACTCTGTTTTTCCTCATTACTTAGTTCAGTTAGCCACAGGAgtggattttttggttcagtcCCTCCTCTGCATCACCACCTTAGATTTCCCTCAATTAAATCAACGTTTTTTCTTTGCATCTTTTTTCTTAGTGAAAACTTTTTCCAATGTAGTTTTGTTTCTAATTGCAAGTATACTCAGGTTATGGATATGCAAAAGGCTGTTAATCAGTGTTCTTCCCTGAAATGCCTATTCGGGATAACTTATGAGTAACTGAGAATTACTGTATaacatttaaacttttttcttttaggtGGTGAGTCTGCAGCAACACTGGAAGATATTCTTGTCTTTGCAACTGGTACCAGTTCTATCCCACCCATTGGTTTTGAGCCTGACCCCTCAGTTAAATTTCTGCATATAAAATACCCTGTTGGAAACAGACAACTTAACTGCTTAGAACTTCCAATAACAAAGACGTATgagcagtttaaaaacaaaatggactTTGCCATCAGCAGCACACTAAGACTAGAAGTCgaataaattttttttgttactaaaGTCGATGTTGcaaattcagtttttctgtttGTGGGATGTTTCTTGTGAGCTGCTATTACATTTCCGAGCATTGACACACTGTTTTCCCATCTCAGTTTTCCCCCACTGGTTTACAAAAATTGCTTTTGTTGTTTGTCCATAATATTGCTCTGGTTTGGAATTTACCCGATAGTCTCAGCCCAAAGAGGATTTTTGTAATCGgtcattttaaattacaaagctgttttaaaaagttatattggTTTAATGCATATGCTCACAAATCGAACTTGTTTGGAGTTTTTTCAAGTGGAAAATTATAAATGGACAAGTTACTAGACCAATAggctaaaaatatatttaaatttggaAAGTCAGTAGTTAATGTACTTGGGTGCTGAACTTTTGAAGATTATACTACAAGTTATAGAAATTAAAATTGATATAAAGACATTTTCAGGCTCAGATTGGgtatgtaatatttttaatatctatTGAATCATGTTCTTGTTGAAGTCAGAGTTTTCCCCTTGATTTCAAGGGGAACTGTCAGGATCACACTTAAACTGCCAATTTTGCTATAGATAAATATGCAAGGTTATAAGCATTTTCAGCATGCTGTTCCCTATCAGTAAGTATAGGTAATGCTCTACACATTGCGGTAACATGATTTATCAAAGTCAAAGCAGGCACATTTTAAGGGTGATCAGCTCTAGATTTTTATAATGTCTTTGAAATAGCGGTGATGGGGCACTGCATCAGTTCTTCTGTGGGTGTTTTTTCAGTTTAATGAcattcagtaaatattttttcctttttaaatattaatgatgTGTTCAATCCACAAAATACAGAAAATTTGGAGTTTAAGGCTATTATACTGTGTCCTTGGAGAAATCAACCACAGTTCAGGGGAGACCGAGGAAaataatgaagtttgagaactaaATTTGCTTTTACTCTAAATTTCTTGATTCTTCGGGATTTAAATCAAATCTTTGTCATTTTCACATAGATTTTTATATATCAGTGTTACACTATAAATTGTTATGCAGAGtcaaaggaataaataaaattcagaagTAAAAGATCTGAAAGTGTGATTCTAATAAGTGTTTAAAAACTAAACATGAAATTGTTAGCCTTACAGATATTTCTATAGTTTATTCCCACTATGCTAGTTAGAACTGGATGTTCACATTTTACTTACACCGAATTGAGAGTAATTTTGATAATAGCTTGCACTATAATTGCTTATTATCATTTATCCTGATTCTTGTCCCAAAATTCCGTTGCAATCAAAGTCCAGCACGTCCTTTTTATGCTAAACACTGTTTTTTTTCTCCGTTGTTACTGCCTTTTGAAAAGCATCAGCTACAGTAGGTTCATTTAACAAACTTAATATTTGCA
This DNA window, taken from Dermochelys coriacea isolate rDerCor1 chromosome 6, rDerCor1.pri.v4, whole genome shotgun sequence, encodes the following:
- the G2E3 gene encoding G2/M phase-specific E3 ubiquitin-protein ligase isoform X6, with product MNENTLCRFQSPACVLCQRTDDCPEKYGEKRIYKEYNLTVHYYCLLMSSGIWQRGEEDEGVYGFLIKDIRKEVNRAAKLKCNICKKKGASIGCVAPKCKRSYHFPCGVQRECIFQFMEHFGSYCWEHRPVQKLPSDESKGSSQCTICLEFVEHFPMYNILKSPCCKNAWFHRDCLQYQALSAGVFFFRCTVCNNKDKFQNEMLRMGIHIPENKWEIKCCQCCGSSGTHLACSPIQSWEENWECLECRSIFAKSGNYQNQKKRSLATSEKIDVTGHLLEEPSPKCPRQSPGSQHGFLLRSPKMLCQNSLTPCTLLDLPASNKMVMSISPLINSSSRNLSVRRMQLKIQKREASNILRELKLQVNTKTTRLNINRDNIWNSALKGFRGRNFNPANTMEVKFTNCKGRVGTDAFHGSKHEFFQLLMLHLQNSSLFEGSSSKNLSLDSQAIKENLYYEAGKMIAVSLVHVGVPPSFFSKTLFNCLVYGPENVKPKVEDVADFDVAQTIKTIKSSRTLASLKSTISDCYEYLTIAGCLRPMTTLSDKDMLVNDLLIYHVIKRVHSPFESFRQGLKTLGVLEKIQMHPDAFSSILCHKPERLSARILGDLFTIHCLSGVNKVKGVDFWMGYLQDVEGGESAATLEDILVFATGTSSIPPIGFEPDPSVKFLHIKYPVGNRQLNCLELPITKTYEQFKNKMDFAISSTLRLEVE
- the G2E3 gene encoding G2/M phase-specific E3 ubiquitin-protein ligase isoform X4; this translates as MNENTLCRFQSPACVLCQRTDDCPEKYGEKRIYKEYNLTVHYYCLKCNICKKKGASIGCVAPKCKRSYHFPCGVQRECIFQFMEHFGSYCWEHRPVQKLPSDESKGSSQCTICLEFVEHFPMYNILKSPCCKNAWFHRDCLQYQALSAGVFFFRCTVCNNKDKFQNEMLRMGIHIPEKDASWELEENAYQDLLQRYQHCDARRCLCRNGRDYNKPDSKWEIKCCQCCGSSGTHLACSPIQSWEENWECLECRSIFAKSGNYQNQKKRSLATSEKIDVTGHLLEEPSPKCPRQSPGSQHGFLLRSPKMLCQNSLTPCTLLDLPASNKMVMSISPLINSSSRNLSVRRMQLKIQKREASNILRELKLQVNTKTTRLNINRDNIWNSALKGFRGRNFNPANTMEVKFTNCKGRVGTDAFHGSKHEFFQLLMLHLQNSSLFEGSSSKNLSLDSQAIKENLYYEAGKMIAVSLVHVGVPPSFFSKTLFNCLVYGPENVKPKVEDVADFDVAQTIKTIKSSRTLASLKSTISDCYEYLTIAGCLRPMTTLSDKDMLVNDLLIYHVIKRVHSPFESFRQGLKTLGVLEKIQMHPDAFSSILCHKPERLSARILGDLFTIHCLSGVNKVKGVDFWMGYLQDVEGGESAATLEDILVFATGTSSIPPIGFEPDPSVKFLHIKYPVGNRQLNCLELPITKTYEQFKNKMDFAISSTLRLEVE
- the G2E3 gene encoding G2/M phase-specific E3 ubiquitin-protein ligase isoform X7; its protein translation is MKIPSAASKAQPVSSVNELMTVPKNMEKREFTRNTISLFITTAWSYCWEHRPVQKLPSDESKGSSQCTICLEFVEHFPMYNILKSPCCKNAWFHRDCLQYQALSAGVFFFRCTVCNNKDKFQNEMLRMGIHIPEKDASWELEENAYQDLLQRYQHCDARRCLCRNGRDYNKPDSKWEIKCCQCCGSSGTHLACSPIQSWEENWECLECRSIFAKSGNYQNQKKRSLATSEKIDVTGHLLEEPSPKCPRQSPGSQHGFLLSFSPSRSPKMLCQNSLTPCTLLDLPASNKMVMSISPLINSSSRNLSVRRMQLKIQKREASNILRELKLQVNTKTTRLNINRDNIWNSALKGFRGRNFNPANTMEVKFTNCKGRVGTDAFHGSKHEFFQLLMLHLQNSSLFEGSSSKNLSLDSQAIKENLYYEAGKMIAVSLVHVGVPPSFFSKTLFNCLVYGPENVKPKVEDVADFDVAQTIKTIKSSRTLASLKSTISDCYEYLTIAGCLRPMTTLSDKDMLVNDLLIYHVIKRVHSPFESFRQGLKTLGVLEKIQMHPDAFSSILCHKPERLSARILGDLFTIHCLSGVNKVKGVDFWMGYLQDVEGGESAATLEDILVFATGTSSIPPIGFEPDPSVKFLHIKYPVGNRQLNCLELPITKTYEQFKNKMDFAISSTLRLEVE
- the G2E3 gene encoding G2/M phase-specific E3 ubiquitin-protein ligase isoform X3; its protein translation is MNENTLCRFQSPACVLCQRTDDCPEKYGEKRIYKEYNLTVHYYCLKCNICKKKGASIGCVAPKCKRSYHFPCGVQRECIFQFMEHFGSYCWEHRPVQKLPSDESKGSSQCTICLEFVEHFPMYNILKSPCCKNAWFHRDCLQYQALSAGVFFFRCTVCNNKDKFQNEMLRMGIHIPEKDASWELEENAYQDLLQRYQHCDARRCLCRNGRDYNKPDSKWEIKCCQCCGSSGTHLACSPIQSWEENWECLECRSIFAKSGNYQNQKKRSLATSEKIDVTGHLLEEPSPKCPRQSPGSQHGFLLSFSPSRSPKMLCQNSLTPCTLLDLPASNKMVMSISPLINSSSRNLSVRRMQLKIQKREASNILRELKLQVNTKTTRLNINRDNIWNSALKGFRGRNFNPANTMEVKFTNCKGRVGTDAFHGSKHEFFQLLMLHLQNSSLFEGSSSKNLSLDSQAIKENLYYEAGKMIAVSLVHVGVPPSFFSKTLFNCLVYGPENVKPKVEDVADFDVAQTIKTIKSSRTLASLKSTISDCYEYLTIAGCLRPMTTLSDKDMLVNDLLIYHVIKRVHSPFESFRQGLKTLGVLEKIQMHPDAFSSILCHKPERLSARILGDLFTIHCLSGVNKVKGVDFWMGYLQDVEGGESAATLEDILVFATGTSSIPPIGFEPDPSVKFLHIKYPVGNRQLNCLELPITKTYEQFKNKMDFAISSTLRLEVE
- the G2E3 gene encoding G2/M phase-specific E3 ubiquitin-protein ligase isoform X5 codes for the protein MNENTLCRFQSPACVLCQRTDDCPEKYGEKRIYKEYNLTVHYYCLLMSSGIWQRGEEDEGVYGFLIKDIRKEVNRAAKLKCNICKKKGASIGCVAPKCKRSYHFPCGVQRECIFQFMEHFGSYCWEHRPVQKLPSDESKGSSQCTICLEFVEHFPMYNILKSPCCKNAWFHRDCLQYQALSAGVFFFRCTVCNNKDKFQNEMLRMGIHIPENKWEIKCCQCCGSSGTHLACSPIQSWEENWECLECRSIFAKSGNYQNQKKRSLATSEKIDVTGHLLEEPSPKCPRQSPGSQHGFLLSFSPSRSPKMLCQNSLTPCTLLDLPASNKMVMSISPLINSSSRNLSVRRMQLKIQKREASNILRELKLQVNTKTTRLNINRDNIWNSALKGFRGRNFNPANTMEVKFTNCKGRVGTDAFHGSKHEFFQLLMLHLQNSSLFEGSSSKNLSLDSQAIKENLYYEAGKMIAVSLVHVGVPPSFFSKTLFNCLVYGPENVKPKVEDVADFDVAQTIKTIKSSRTLASLKSTISDCYEYLTIAGCLRPMTTLSDKDMLVNDLLIYHVIKRVHSPFESFRQGLKTLGVLEKIQMHPDAFSSILCHKPERLSARILGDLFTIHCLSGVNKVKGVDFWMGYLQDVEGGESAATLEDILVFATGTSSIPPIGFEPDPSVKFLHIKYPVGNRQLNCLELPITKTYEQFKNKMDFAISSTLRLEVE